One window of the Gambusia affinis linkage group LG01, SWU_Gaff_1.0, whole genome shotgun sequence genome contains the following:
- the LOC122838504 gene encoding specifically androgen-regulated gene protein isoform X2 gives MLKSGTWPGNVAMESLSNMDSAGSCDSVISTNSAWVSDASEDSMEYLSAEEKACLMFLEETIEALEVQEDSGLSNDEPDMWSKTEPQDQIRSNDVPTEMVKSGSLRISTLSPHATADPPSAGLTTECETEHHAANQNPNPQSTSTSAVGMKDVKTEDMGVGTDPLVSNSGYTTSSSDKRIDVSKLDGDLELENVTNSGDASENDLDIIPPPTDFRDEPEPELSLEAITAVPPPAAMTVEAMTVVPPPETMTVVPPPETMTVVPPPETMTVVPPPETMTVVPPPETMTVVPPPETMTVVPPPETMTVVPPPETMTVVPPPAAMTREATNVVLPLEATAMVPPPSNGSTKQKRNIDVEQMRMRASVKRSVVDSSAPEDSSSRASEVASLLPQMNPPTEPSEIRSPPAVAPKPKKLPSNIILKTLVSHGNPGHSVPSHSDQMLLDPQKVRMEALKKLGLLKDNKEESSCAVSPKLPLKSGAYKWSPASPSPPVSPAAPHTPPVTPSLTPVISPLQAIVPQQSVLAPIVSPSASSASPPIEDTDILPAPAAFSDGFGPSGDELPAVTEARFNTLPNASLPKVISMKSATLARSGLGLSSQMSNQSLLEMADGKQDPKHLRNIRPRPASLGTGKDFPHTKGEGLLASGTSESQKPQPTQAFHHRQSSKLPRPQGISVVICPRAENEEDRRQALKKLGLLRD, from the exons aGCGAGGATAGTATGGAGTACCTATCTGCTGAAGAGAAGGCATGTCTGATGTTTCTGGAGGAAACAATCGAAGCACTGGAAGTGCAGGAAGACAGTGGCTTATCAAATGACGAGCCAGACATGTGGTCAAAGACGGAGCCACAAGATCAGATAAGAAGTAATG aTGTTCCCACTGAAATGGTCAAATCAGGAAGTCTCAGGATATCCACTCTAAGTCCCCACGCAACAGCAGATCCTCCATCTGCTGGATTAACCACAGAGTGTGAAACTGAGCATCACGCTGCAAATCAAAACCCCAACCCACAATCGACTTCCACGTCTGCAGTCGGCATGAAAGATGTTAAAACAGAAGATATGGGAGTTGGAACTGATCCTTTGGTGTCTAATTCTGGTTACACAACCTCATCATCAGATAAAAGAATTGACGTTTCAAAGTTAGATGGAGATCTTGAGCTTGAGAATGTCACAAATTCTGGAGATGCCTCAGAGAATGATCTGGATATAATCCCTCCACCAACAGACTTCAGagatgaaccagaaccagaattgTCACTGGAAGCCATAACCGCGGTCCCGCCACCAGCAGCCATGACTGTAGAGGCCATGACCGTGGTCCCGCCACCGGAGACCATGACCGTGGTCCCGCCACCGGAGACCATGACCGTGGTCCCGCCACCGGAGACCATGACCGTGGTCCCGCCACCGGAGACCATGACCGTGGTCCCGCCACCGGAGACCATGACCGTGGTCCCGCCACCGGAGACCATGACCGTGGTCCCGCCACCGGAGACCATGACCGTG GTCCCGCCACCGGAGACCATGACCGTGGTCCCGCCACCAGCAGCCATGACCAGGGAGGCCACGAACGTGGTCCTGCCACTGGAGGCCACAGCCATGGTACCCCCACCATCAAACGGCTCCACAAAGCAAAAACGAAATATTGATGTAGAGCAGATGCGCATGAGAGCCTCTGTGAAGAGATCTGTTGTAGACTCTTCTGCTCCTGAGGATTCTTCTAGCAGAGCCTCAGAAGTTGCTTCACTTTTACCTCAAATGAATCCCCCTACTGAGCCTTCAGAGATCAGAAGCCCACCTGCTGTGGCCCCAAAACCTAAGAAGCTACcttcaaacattattttaaagacaCTTGTCTCTCATGGAAACCCAGGGCATTCGGTACCCTCCCACAGTGATCAGATGTTGTTGGACCCTCAGAAGGTTCGAATGGAGGCCCTCAAAAAGCTTGGACTGCTTAAAGACAACAAGGAAGAATCAAGTTGTGCTGTAAGCCCTAAGCTTCCTCTGAAATCTGGTGCATACAAATGGTCACCGGCGAGCCCCTCTCCTCCAGTCAGTCCTGCTGCTCCTCACACACCCCCTGTAACACCATCTCTCACCCCAGTCATTAGTCCCCTACAAGCCATTGTACCCCAACAGTCTGTTTTGGCTCCTATTGTGTCACCATCAGCTTCTTCAGCATCTCCTCCCATTGAGGACACTGATATCCTCCCAGCACCTGCAGCTTTCAGCGATGGATTTGGCCCTTCAGGTGATGAACTTCCTGCTGTCACAGAGGCCCGTTTCAATACCCTTCCTAACGCATCGCTACCGAAGGTGATCAGTATGAAATCGGCAACCTTGGCGCGATCTGGTTTGGGTCTGAGCAGCCAGATGTCAAATCAGAGCTTATTGGAGATGGCTGATGGCAAGCAAGACCCAAAGCACCTGCGCAACATTCGACCAAGACCTGCCTCTCTGGGGACTGGGAAAGACTTTCCTCACACTAAAGGTGAGGGTTTGTTGGCCAGTGGAACATCAGAATCCCAGAAGCCCCAACCTACACAGGCATTCCACCACAGACAGTCTTCTAAGCTGCCTCGACCTCAAGGCATCAGCGTGGTGATCTGCCCTCGCGCAGAGAATGAAGAGGACCGGCGCCAGGCCCTGAAGAAGCTGGGACTGCTCAGAGACTAA
- the LOC122838504 gene encoding specifically androgen-regulated gene protein isoform X1, translating into MLKSGTWPGNVAMESLSNMDSAGSCDSVISTNSAWVSDASEDSMEYLSAEEKACLMFLEETIEALEVQEDSGLSNDEPDMWSKTEPQDQIRSNDVPTEMVKSGSLRISTLSPHATADPPSAGLTTECETEHHAANQNPNPQSTSTSAVGMKDVKTEDMGVGTDPLVSNSGYTTSSSDKRIDVSKLDGDLELENVTNSGDASENDLDIIPPPTDFRDEPEPELSLEAITAVPPPAAMTVEAMTVVPPPETMTVVPPPETMTVVPPPETMTVVPPPETMTVVPPPETMTVVPPPETMTVVPPPETMTVVPPPASITGEAMTVVPPPETMTVVPPPAAMTREATNVVLPLEATAMVPPPSNGSTKQKRNIDVEQMRMRASVKRSVVDSSAPEDSSSRASEVASLLPQMNPPTEPSEIRSPPAVAPKPKKLPSNIILKTLVSHGNPGHSVPSHSDQMLLDPQKVRMEALKKLGLLKDNKEESSCAVSPKLPLKSGAYKWSPASPSPPVSPAAPHTPPVTPSLTPVISPLQAIVPQQSVLAPIVSPSASSASPPIEDTDILPAPAAFSDGFGPSGDELPAVTEARFNTLPNASLPKVISMKSATLARSGLGLSSQMSNQSLLEMADGKQDPKHLRNIRPRPASLGTGKDFPHTKGEGLLASGTSESQKPQPTQAFHHRQSSKLPRPQGISVVICPRAENEEDRRQALKKLGLLRD; encoded by the exons aGCGAGGATAGTATGGAGTACCTATCTGCTGAAGAGAAGGCATGTCTGATGTTTCTGGAGGAAACAATCGAAGCACTGGAAGTGCAGGAAGACAGTGGCTTATCAAATGACGAGCCAGACATGTGGTCAAAGACGGAGCCACAAGATCAGATAAGAAGTAATG aTGTTCCCACTGAAATGGTCAAATCAGGAAGTCTCAGGATATCCACTCTAAGTCCCCACGCAACAGCAGATCCTCCATCTGCTGGATTAACCACAGAGTGTGAAACTGAGCATCACGCTGCAAATCAAAACCCCAACCCACAATCGACTTCCACGTCTGCAGTCGGCATGAAAGATGTTAAAACAGAAGATATGGGAGTTGGAACTGATCCTTTGGTGTCTAATTCTGGTTACACAACCTCATCATCAGATAAAAGAATTGACGTTTCAAAGTTAGATGGAGATCTTGAGCTTGAGAATGTCACAAATTCTGGAGATGCCTCAGAGAATGATCTGGATATAATCCCTCCACCAACAGACTTCAGagatgaaccagaaccagaattgTCACTGGAAGCCATAACCGCGGTCCCGCCACCAGCAGCCATGACTGTAGAGGCCATGACCGTGGTCCCGCCACCGGAGACCATGACCGTGGTCCCGCCACCGGAGACCATGACCGTGGTCCCGCCACCGGAGACCATGACCGTGGTCCCGCCACCGGAGACCATGACCGTGGTCCCGCCACCGGAGACCATGACCGTGGTCCCGCCACCGGAGACCATGACCGTGGTCCCGCCACCGGAGACCATGACCGTGGTCCCGCCACCAGCATCCATCACCGGGGAGGCCATGACTGTGGTCCCGCCACCGGAGACCATGACCGTGGTCCCGCCACCAGCAGCCATGACCAGGGAGGCCACGAACGTGGTCCTGCCACTGGAGGCCACAGCCATGGTACCCCCACCATCAAACGGCTCCACAAAGCAAAAACGAAATATTGATGTAGAGCAGATGCGCATGAGAGCCTCTGTGAAGAGATCTGTTGTAGACTCTTCTGCTCCTGAGGATTCTTCTAGCAGAGCCTCAGAAGTTGCTTCACTTTTACCTCAAATGAATCCCCCTACTGAGCCTTCAGAGATCAGAAGCCCACCTGCTGTGGCCCCAAAACCTAAGAAGCTACcttcaaacattattttaaagacaCTTGTCTCTCATGGAAACCCAGGGCATTCGGTACCCTCCCACAGTGATCAGATGTTGTTGGACCCTCAGAAGGTTCGAATGGAGGCCCTCAAAAAGCTTGGACTGCTTAAAGACAACAAGGAAGAATCAAGTTGTGCTGTAAGCCCTAAGCTTCCTCTGAAATCTGGTGCATACAAATGGTCACCGGCGAGCCCCTCTCCTCCAGTCAGTCCTGCTGCTCCTCACACACCCCCTGTAACACCATCTCTCACCCCAGTCATTAGTCCCCTACAAGCCATTGTACCCCAACAGTCTGTTTTGGCTCCTATTGTGTCACCATCAGCTTCTTCAGCATCTCCTCCCATTGAGGACACTGATATCCTCCCAGCACCTGCAGCTTTCAGCGATGGATTTGGCCCTTCAGGTGATGAACTTCCTGCTGTCACAGAGGCCCGTTTCAATACCCTTCCTAACGCATCGCTACCGAAGGTGATCAGTATGAAATCGGCAACCTTGGCGCGATCTGGTTTGGGTCTGAGCAGCCAGATGTCAAATCAGAGCTTATTGGAGATGGCTGATGGCAAGCAAGACCCAAAGCACCTGCGCAACATTCGACCAAGACCTGCCTCTCTGGGGACTGGGAAAGACTTTCCTCACACTAAAGGTGAGGGTTTGTTGGCCAGTGGAACATCAGAATCCCAGAAGCCCCAACCTACACAGGCATTCCACCACAGACAGTCTTCTAAGCTGCCTCGACCTCAAGGCATCAGCGTGGTGATCTGCCCTCGCGCAGAGAATGAAGAGGACCGGCGCCAGGCCCTGAAGAAGCTGGGACTGCTCAGAGACTAA
- the LOC122838504 gene encoding specifically androgen-regulated gene protein isoform X3: MLKSGTWPGNVAMESLSNMDSAGSCDSVISTNSAWSEDSMEYLSAEEKACLMFLEETIEALEVQEDSGLSNDEPDMWSKTEPQDQIRSNDVPTEMVKSGSLRISTLSPHATADPPSAGLTTECETEHHAANQNPNPQSTSTSAVGMKDVKTEDMGVGTDPLVSNSGYTTSSSDKRIDVSKLDGDLELENVTNSGDASENDLDIIPPPTDFRDEPEPELSLEAITAVPPPAAMTVEAMTVVPPPETMTVVPPPETMTVVPPPETMTVVPPPETMTVVPPPETMTVVPPPETMTVVPPPETMTVVPPPASITGEAMTVVPPPETMTVVPPPAAMTREATNVVLPLEATAMVPPPSNGSTKQKRNIDVEQMRMRASVKRSVVDSSAPEDSSSRASEVASLLPQMNPPTEPSEIRSPPAVAPKPKKLPSNIILKTLVSHGNPGHSVPSHSDQMLLDPQKVRMEALKKLGLLKDNKEESSCAVSPKLPLKSGAYKWSPASPSPPVSPAAPHTPPVTPSLTPVISPLQAIVPQQSVLAPIVSPSASSASPPIEDTDILPAPAAFSDGFGPSGDELPAVTEARFNTLPNASLPKVISMKSATLARSGLGLSSQMSNQSLLEMADGKQDPKHLRNIRPRPASLGTGKDFPHTKGEGLLASGTSESQKPQPTQAFHHRQSSKLPRPQGISVVICPRAENEEDRRQALKKLGLLRD; the protein is encoded by the exons aGCGAGGATAGTATGGAGTACCTATCTGCTGAAGAGAAGGCATGTCTGATGTTTCTGGAGGAAACAATCGAAGCACTGGAAGTGCAGGAAGACAGTGGCTTATCAAATGACGAGCCAGACATGTGGTCAAAGACGGAGCCACAAGATCAGATAAGAAGTAATG aTGTTCCCACTGAAATGGTCAAATCAGGAAGTCTCAGGATATCCACTCTAAGTCCCCACGCAACAGCAGATCCTCCATCTGCTGGATTAACCACAGAGTGTGAAACTGAGCATCACGCTGCAAATCAAAACCCCAACCCACAATCGACTTCCACGTCTGCAGTCGGCATGAAAGATGTTAAAACAGAAGATATGGGAGTTGGAACTGATCCTTTGGTGTCTAATTCTGGTTACACAACCTCATCATCAGATAAAAGAATTGACGTTTCAAAGTTAGATGGAGATCTTGAGCTTGAGAATGTCACAAATTCTGGAGATGCCTCAGAGAATGATCTGGATATAATCCCTCCACCAACAGACTTCAGagatgaaccagaaccagaattgTCACTGGAAGCCATAACCGCGGTCCCGCCACCAGCAGCCATGACTGTAGAGGCCATGACCGTGGTCCCGCCACCGGAGACCATGACCGTGGTCCCGCCACCGGAGACCATGACCGTGGTCCCGCCACCGGAGACCATGACCGTGGTCCCGCCACCGGAGACCATGACCGTGGTCCCGCCACCGGAGACCATGACCGTGGTCCCGCCACCGGAGACCATGACCGTGGTCCCGCCACCGGAGACCATGACCGTGGTCCCGCCACCAGCATCCATCACCGGGGAGGCCATGACTGTGGTCCCGCCACCGGAGACCATGACCGTGGTCCCGCCACCAGCAGCCATGACCAGGGAGGCCACGAACGTGGTCCTGCCACTGGAGGCCACAGCCATGGTACCCCCACCATCAAACGGCTCCACAAAGCAAAAACGAAATATTGATGTAGAGCAGATGCGCATGAGAGCCTCTGTGAAGAGATCTGTTGTAGACTCTTCTGCTCCTGAGGATTCTTCTAGCAGAGCCTCAGAAGTTGCTTCACTTTTACCTCAAATGAATCCCCCTACTGAGCCTTCAGAGATCAGAAGCCCACCTGCTGTGGCCCCAAAACCTAAGAAGCTACcttcaaacattattttaaagacaCTTGTCTCTCATGGAAACCCAGGGCATTCGGTACCCTCCCACAGTGATCAGATGTTGTTGGACCCTCAGAAGGTTCGAATGGAGGCCCTCAAAAAGCTTGGACTGCTTAAAGACAACAAGGAAGAATCAAGTTGTGCTGTAAGCCCTAAGCTTCCTCTGAAATCTGGTGCATACAAATGGTCACCGGCGAGCCCCTCTCCTCCAGTCAGTCCTGCTGCTCCTCACACACCCCCTGTAACACCATCTCTCACCCCAGTCATTAGTCCCCTACAAGCCATTGTACCCCAACAGTCTGTTTTGGCTCCTATTGTGTCACCATCAGCTTCTTCAGCATCTCCTCCCATTGAGGACACTGATATCCTCCCAGCACCTGCAGCTTTCAGCGATGGATTTGGCCCTTCAGGTGATGAACTTCCTGCTGTCACAGAGGCCCGTTTCAATACCCTTCCTAACGCATCGCTACCGAAGGTGATCAGTATGAAATCGGCAACCTTGGCGCGATCTGGTTTGGGTCTGAGCAGCCAGATGTCAAATCAGAGCTTATTGGAGATGGCTGATGGCAAGCAAGACCCAAAGCACCTGCGCAACATTCGACCAAGACCTGCCTCTCTGGGGACTGGGAAAGACTTTCCTCACACTAAAGGTGAGGGTTTGTTGGCCAGTGGAACATCAGAATCCCAGAAGCCCCAACCTACACAGGCATTCCACCACAGACAGTCTTCTAAGCTGCCTCGACCTCAAGGCATCAGCGTGGTGATCTGCCCTCGCGCAGAGAATGAAGAGGACCGGCGCCAGGCCCTGAAGAAGCTGGGACTGCTCAGAGACTAA